The Deinococcus taeanensis genome has a window encoding:
- a CDS encoding LamB/YcsF family protein, which produces MFVDLNADVGESFGAWTLGHDEALFPFLSSANVACGFHAGDPLTMHATLKLAQRFGVGVGAHPGFPDRVGFGRRLLEAAPDEVYADVLYQVAALAGMAASVGVPLRHVKAHGALSTRAWTHAPTAHAIAQAVRDVHPALPLVVLPATLLETEARRLGVPVVLETFPERAYLRDGRLAPRSMPGSSIHDPQEAARRAVTMVKEGHVEALDGGFFEFEMDTLCIHGDNPHAVEIARAVRAALEAEGIEIRTFAAPHLSSSEVPS; this is translated from the coding sequence ATGTTCGTTGACCTGAACGCCGACGTGGGAGAAAGCTTCGGAGCCTGGACGCTCGGGCACGATGAAGCGCTGTTTCCCTTTCTGTCCTCCGCCAACGTCGCTTGCGGCTTTCACGCCGGGGATCCCCTCACCATGCACGCCACCCTCAAGCTGGCCCAGCGCTTCGGCGTGGGCGTGGGGGCTCACCCGGGCTTCCCCGACCGGGTGGGCTTCGGGCGGCGCCTCCTGGAAGCGGCGCCCGACGAGGTGTACGCGGACGTGCTGTACCAAGTGGCCGCCCTGGCCGGCATGGCGGCGTCTGTGGGGGTGCCCCTGCGGCACGTCAAGGCGCACGGCGCCCTGTCCACCCGCGCCTGGACGCACGCCCCGACAGCCCACGCCATCGCTCAGGCTGTGCGGGACGTCCACCCCGCGCTGCCCCTGGTGGTCCTGCCCGCCACCCTGCTGGAGACCGAAGCGCGCCGCCTGGGGGTGCCGGTCGTGCTGGAAACTTTTCCGGAGCGGGCCTACCTGCGTGACGGCCGCCTCGCGCCGCGGTCCATGCCGGGGTCCAGCATCCACGACCCGCAGGAAGCTGCCCGCCGCGCCGTGACCATGGTGAAAGAAGGCCACGTGGAGGCCCTGGATGGCGGTTTTTTCGAGTTCGAGATGGACACCCTGTGTATCCACGGCGACAACCCCCACGCCGTCGAGATCGCCCGCGCCGTCCGAGCCGCCCTGGAGGCCGAAGGCATCGAGATTCGCACCTTCGCCGCGCCCCACCTGTCTTCCTCCGAGGTGCCCTCGTGA